The following nucleotide sequence is from Corylus avellana chromosome ca7, CavTom2PMs-1.0.
ATTGTCCTTTTACAACATTTTAGGCAAATCAAAATATGACAGCAAAGTTGGGGCATTCCCTTTCtaacaatataaataaatatcagTTTGAATTATCAATAGCTACAGAACCACATGCAGAACATATTATCAAATATTATTGTTCTCTTCGAAGAATATAAACatacaaaagaaatccaaaacacaaaaaatctCATGAAATTAGCAGCAATGCATCTAGTTCACATCTAGCAAATCAAATTCATGTAGTATTTCAGTTATGAAGCAGATAAGTGACTAGCAAAGGACTGACCATATAcaataatgaagaaaaatgaTGCCACATAATGGCCATATTATACATATAGTTGTACACCAATAGTCATGGCTCTTGAAAGTTAGTTAATAAAGCTAATTCAAATCAGTTACTGGTCAATCTAGAGTAGCACTGGTGGATGCCTCATCAAATAAATCTTCTTGTCAAGAGATGGAATCGTTTGTTTCTTATGTGATTCAATTGTGTCAACTATAGATAAACAAATGATGGTTTTCAGATAGTAAAGATTTATGGGCTATGGTAATCTAGAAAGTCATTCACCGTAATCAGATTATGAAAGGtgatattttcttattttatttaaggtTGCACAAAGTCATCAACCAACAAAgcttaaaaaaacaagaaaatgaatttcattGTGAGTTTAGGTGATGCAAGCTAGATGGCTCCACAAGGTTTTACCAGTCCGATAAAAACTCACAACGCCAAGAGTGTATGAAAATCACCTTCTCTTCCGAAGTGGTCCTTTCCTTGGAAGGAAATCAGCCACAGTATCCACTGTTAAAATTCCAGCCACATACCCTTTATTAAGACATAATTTCCCATCAAAACTACCAATTTTGAAATCTTCATTTCCCAAAAAGAAGGTTTCATCAGTGGAGCTACCATTACCAATCACACCAACCAAACAAGTTCTCCTGCATCCATTAGGTACAGAGAATCCTGCTAGCATTGCCACCAGCCTGTCAAGCCTAAGCACAAAATCTAATGGAAAGGAGTATTCAGGGAAGAAGGACCTGCAGTGAGTCTCAGCCACTTCCCAACAGTCCTCTAACCTGGCCTCCCTGACAACAATCTCGGGATACACAGTGGGAAATAAATCAGCCACTTGACTGGCTCTGCAAACTCCTGCACCCAAAAAATAGAGTTAACCAAATAAAACCTGAAGGGCCCAAGTGCCCCTAATTATTAAACTGAAATGATtaggctctttttttttggaggggggggTTCTATTTTTTTACCATCCAAAGGAGCAAGAAAGGATAAAAAATTGCATCACGTTTGTTGTAGAGGGTATTTATCAGAAAAATCTAACTACACTAAATTGCATACAATGCAGCCGctattttgtgctatttttgAGGAATGGATCCTAAAGATTGAAAACGGGAAACCATTTTCCACCATTCCAAAGAAGTACAGTGCTGCCATGAAAATGgatcctccattttttttttttttttgttaaggtaGGAGAACTTTGCCCAGATTAATTGCACATGGATCCTCCATTGCTGTGCTACAACACACAAGAACAATTAATTGAAGATTTGATCAGATTTCAACATCTGTCTTCCTGCTAGTACAGTTTTTAACAATGACAGGCATAATTTATCTAAGACAGATTGTCGTACAAAAAGCCTTTGATCAACTTAATTCCTTCTTCCTCCTTACGCTGGCAATTAGGAAAAGTTAAAATGAAAGATGGGTTTCAAATTAACAATTCTATCCACTAATTTCTCATCACCAAAGCAATTAAAGAGCCCAACGATTGCATCTCttcattgaaaagaaaattcaggGTTGCCCATAACTGTGATACAGAACAAATTGTACTTCTTCTTTAAAAGCTAGAAGCCATAGAATCACTTCATTCATATGTTTAAACCCCTCAAAAGAATATATTACAACCTAAAACTTAAACCCACGAAATACCCAATAGTTCCGGCGATGTTTCAGATCCAACGGCATGTAGTTTaaaggaacaaaaagaaaaagcttcaaACTTTTTGcatataaacacaaaaaaaaaaacatatctgGGTACCTGATTTGGAGggagaggagaagaaagagaattCATGGGAAGAGCGAGGAACCCTAGAAGGGAAAGATGGGTTCAGTGGTTTCTTGAAATTGAGATTGTTGTTGAGACAAGACGAAGTTCTGGAGTTGTTTATGGAGGTTGAGGTTGAGGTCACCGAGATTCCCAACGGTATGCTCCGCATTTCTTGGACgacaatttctctctctctctctctctctttcccgaCAGACTCGGAGGTTCCTTTGGTTTTTGCTCCCAGGCAACTCGGACTGACGAGGAGTGAGTTGCTACGCGCCTAGCCTACTTATCACACTTGTGTTGCTGACTGAACTCTTCAAAATGGACGGATTGGGATCGCACGTGTTAACTAAGATACTCAGGTGGCCTTGGGAGTGACGATGCCTAATCCAGAAGAATGATACTACACACACGTTCTCACTTTTACACTCTAGtcttattattatcttttttaggtaatttttaaaattatcattaattcaaaatctaataataatgaTTCATCCCAAAATCTAAATCAAAATCTAAATCAGAATCCTATAATGAGAGTGATAGTGTACGAATGAAAATGTGTATAACTATGGGGTATATATTGTCCACCATAAGATAGGATTGTGATATGCtacaattaattatttatattgcatATAATATTATAAGACGAATAGTTAATGTGAAAGGACAAATGGACTTCACGGACAACTTGAACATGTGTCCAAACAGCCCAAGCTTGAGCAACCCTAATAAGTGTGAGGTCCACATGCCGTCTCACATGTAAGCCTAAGTTTATTCCTTTCCGTCTATTATGTATGGTTATTTCGTTTAGATGGTGAAGAGGTTaaagagatttttctttttctcaattgATTGGCAGGTTGTGAACTAAATATCTGGTCTACCTCCAGCCGACTCATTGAACACCAATTATGATGCTACGTTTCGTGGAAGATGGCATAATTGAATACAATCTGGTTTAGGAAGCCCCAAACGGGGGAGATGAAATGCCGCTCATTTTGCCAAATTTCCATGTGTTTTGAGAGTTTTTTCTTTGGAATTTGCAGAGGCTTGTTCGTTTGTCAACCAACAAACTCTTTTGTGTTTCTTTCCTTGGgcgagagacagagagggagagCAATGCAAGTATAAAAGCGATCAGACGGCCAACAGAAAGTTCAacaattaagggaaaaataaataataaaaaaaaatctcacctgTGCCTCTTCTATCTACTCATACATTAGCTGTTTATCTGACAAGCGGAAAGAtttgactttcttttttcttctaccCTATGAAAATATTAATGTTACAATTTCAGTTTCAGTTAAACTGAAAAATACATTGTGCAACCCTGAATATGAGATTGGGGTCCCTATAAATTAACAGGAAGACTAGTTAGAAAAGCTAGTGTATGGGGAGAAGTGGACTTTCCAAACAGGGAACACCAAGGAGGAAGCTTCAAAAGAACTTGCTCAGTTTTTGGCGTTATTCTGTCCACATCGGTTCtcaacttcaaaaggggccaCCCATCCCCCTTGTGAGACGATCGTGTAGAATTTTTCTTCCAGAAAAGAGTTAGATCAAATATCGTAGGTGCATTCTTCCCTCCAGAAAATTGAATAATGTGCCATCCATCTCCACTGCTCTTGTCACCAAGTGGAACTAGCTCCTCTGAATTTACTGCATTGGAGATTGAATATTGAGATACGAAGAGAATAATGTTGGGTAATGGGTAGTAAGCTAGCAGTCATATGAGGCACTCCAGACAACATAACGggcaacagcaacaacaacaattaataaacataaatttcaTCTTATAATGGGGTAGCTCAAAACAGACCAATGTGATAATAGTTGAATAAGGAGGAGGTCCTAACCTAACAAAGTGCGTGCATTATGTGTGCCTACATTACATGCTGTCCTAGAAAACTTTTCCAATAAACCAAATCTCTGGATGAGCAAAAGATTGACATACATTGCATGGCACAACTTGCTCAACACAAGAAATGACAAGATACATTATCAAATCTTTGTGCTAAAGAAGTGGTTTGGTCTTTAAAAATGAATCTATTATACAGGTTTAACATGTGAGCCATTTCTGCCTTGAGGCAAGCAAGGTTTTGGACAGGCTCTATACTATGGCATCAGGATTTATGCTATATGGAGATCAGTTCCCACGTAGCAGAACCCCATTCACAACAGTATTCGTCATCCAATAGACAtcctgaaaaatgaaaatttctgGAATAACAATGGCtccatttgttaatgctttttagaggatgttattgttttttatttgaaaaggtgTTTTGATGATTCACATGGTCAAAAGCCTTCTCCATGTCCAAGTTGATAGAATGGGTGATTCCGTTTTTTAATGTGTTGTACTCCCTCAGAGTGAGACGAGGTGGTGagaatagtatttggtggaTACCATCCAAGAGGCAGAAGTTTGAAGTTTGATCATTTTATCAAAGGTTATCTACTCCGTCTGGTTCATCATTTCCTTGGAAGATCATTTGGAGAGTGAAGGTTTCATCGAGAGTGAGTTTCTTTGGGCAGACAACAGCTCTTGGGAAGATTCTTATTTGGATAAcctgagaaagagaaaagtcaTAGTGGTGGATTTGGCCTTGCATGTGTAAAAAGGATGAGAAATCCATAGgtcattttcttctccattgtaaAGTTACAAGATACTTATGGACTTcaattttttgcctttttggaATAGAATGGGTTACGCTTAGAAGGGTGACAAAACTGTTGGATTGTTGGAGAGGTTAATTGGCTAGTCCTCCGTTTTAGACGCATGGAGGATGTCCCCTTTGTGCTTAATGTTGTGTTTATGGAGAGAGTAGAATGCACAGGGTGTTTTGAAGTTCAAAAGATTCTCATTAAAAgggttttttcttgtatacttcgtATGTATTAGGGTTGCATCCTTCTGGGCTTTCAATGAAATgcattacttatataaaaaaatatggtaaaAGTAATTtgaagtattttgtgttttgaattgtttgttaatatttttgttttaaaaagagaaaacaaaagggagaagaaaaatgttttaccaaacaaaaccaATGACTTTcagaaacacaaaaaggaaatagcATGACTGAATGGAAGAGTGAAGTTAAAGTGAAATAAAGATTGCACATCGATTAAAGTTCATAGTACCTTTGAACTTGAAATCTTCTATTTCCTCGGTATTGATCGCAAGAACCCACCGTATTGAACCTTTTGTATCAAGTGAAACTTGTGTGATTCTTTCACTACTCTTAGTATCACTATCGACGTGAAATGTGGGAATATCTGATTTGCTCCACCCGCCTTCAGTGTCATCATAGGTCCAACAACCATATTTGACTGAAAAAGTAACAAAATCAACAACTTTCTCTCTACCACATATGAAACCTTCTTTAATTTGTTCCACCTCCTTGTTCAACTTTCCAGGAGTTACAGAAAATAGAGATACATATGAGCTAGTATCTTGCTTTCCCTCAAATCTTCCTGTTGTATCCACAACATGCACAACCTGAgaagcaaaaatatttaaaatctcCACGTacacccacaaaaaaaaaaaaaacaataaattggATACCGGCATTGAGAAATTAGAATAGGACAAACAAATGGATTGCTGGTAGTTAATAAAATGATCACACTAATTCAACAATAAATTGAAAAGCTAcaacaccccaaaaaaaaaaataaagcagccAGGCAAGTACATCATCAACTCTTCACTGATATGCAGCTGACCCAAGTCACTATGTTTCAATGTGAGCCATCTTAAAGTGCTGGACTATTTAATGAGAATCAAGTGCCTAGCATcctaaacatttttgttttttggtgaaAGACATAGTCCCACCCCTACAGTCCTTTATGTTTGTGACTTAGATACAGTAATAGGGACTGACCACTCTGCATCACAGAAAGCAATAAACCCAAATATGAATGCATAAATAATCCTATTATTCCAAAGCCAACTGATAAA
It contains:
- the LOC132188797 gene encoding GCN5-related N-acetyltransferase 4, chloroplastic; translated protein: MRSIPLGISVTSTSTSINNSRTSSCLNNNLNFKKPLNPSFPSRVPRSSHEFSFFSSPSKSGVCRASQVADLFPTVYPEIVVREARLEDCWEVAETHCRSFFPEYSFPLDFVLRLDRLVAMLAGFSVPNGCRRTCLVGVIGNGSSTDETFFLGNEDFKIGSFDGKLCLNKGYVAGILTVDTVADFLPRKGPLRKRRTGIAYISNVAVRERFRRKGIAKKLIAKAEAQAKSWGCRAIALHCDLNNPGATNLYKGQGFRCIKVPEGAKWPKPKTSPDMKFSFMMKLLNTSAAAYIPSEHVKSYKG
- the LOC132188059 gene encoding uncharacterized protein LOC132188059 is translated as MRSIPLGISVTSTSTSINNSRTSSCLNNNLNFKKPLNPSFPSRVPRSSHEFSFFSSPSKSGAKRSIVLATCLLFGLSVTVILSGIVPPFTEDTARAVNVVHVVDTTGRFEGKQDTSSYVSLFSVTPGKLNKEVEQIKEGFICGREKVVDFVTFSVKYGCWTYDDTEGGWSKSDIPTFHVDSDTKSSERITQVSLDTKGSIRWVLAINTEEIEDFKFKVNSEELVPLGDKSSGDGWHIIQFSGGKNAPTIFDLTLFWKKNSTRSSHKGDGWPLLKLRTDVDRITPKTEQVLLKLPPWCSLFGKSTSPHTLAFLTSLPVNL